The proteins below come from a single Streptomyces tubercidicus genomic window:
- a CDS encoding molybdopterin-dependent oxidoreductase yields MEPSNHEDEPPRPAAPRGPAGPPPSPPSPAGPPPGPARPEFWRSPLRGPWLTSVFGLILLVGGTVLFVTGLLSYAAYNPDLAPGNDQTPGKGWLGFYLFPWPTSPYWLYRLTQGIHVTLGVVLIPVLLAKLWSVIPKLFSWPPLRSPSQALERLSLLLLVGGALFEFVTGVLNIQLHYIFPGSFYTLHFYGAWVFIGAFLVHIAFRIPVMARALRSRRLRTELRTPVSRTEREPLDDTGLVTPHPAPPTMSRRGALGLVGAGSLGLLLVMAGQSIGGSLRRTALLAPHGQEPGHGPNGFQINKTAASVGIRARDVGPDWRLVVRGDGRSRTWTRAQLLALPQHTAALPIACVEGWSTEDQQWTGVRLADLAALAGFGPRPPGVFVESAQRSGAFRSTQLRDNQVRDARSLLALRVNGADLSLDHGYPARIIVPANPGVHNTKWVTRLTFGATG; encoded by the coding sequence ATGGAGCCGAGCAACCATGAGGACGAGCCGCCTCGCCCGGCCGCGCCCCGCGGTCCGGCCGGCCCGCCGCCCAGTCCGCCCAGTCCGGCCGGTCCGCCGCCCGGCCCGGCGCGCCCCGAGTTCTGGCGCAGTCCGCTGCGCGGCCCTTGGCTGACCTCGGTGTTCGGGCTGATCCTGCTCGTCGGCGGCACCGTGCTGTTCGTGACCGGACTGCTGTCCTACGCCGCCTACAACCCCGACCTGGCACCGGGGAACGACCAGACGCCGGGCAAGGGATGGCTGGGCTTTTACCTGTTCCCCTGGCCGACCAGCCCGTACTGGCTCTACCGCCTCACCCAGGGCATCCATGTGACGCTCGGCGTGGTGCTGATCCCCGTGCTCCTGGCGAAACTGTGGTCCGTCATCCCGAAGCTGTTCTCCTGGCCGCCGCTGCGCTCACCGAGCCAGGCGCTGGAACGGCTGTCGCTGCTGCTCCTGGTGGGCGGGGCGCTCTTCGAGTTCGTCACGGGGGTGCTGAACATCCAACTGCACTACATCTTCCCGGGCTCCTTCTACACCCTGCACTTCTACGGCGCGTGGGTGTTCATCGGCGCGTTCCTGGTCCATATCGCGTTCCGCATCCCCGTGATGGCCAGGGCCCTGCGCAGCCGCCGGCTGCGCACCGAGCTGCGTACCCCGGTCTCCCGTACGGAGCGCGAACCGCTCGACGACACCGGACTGGTGACCCCGCATCCCGCACCGCCCACCATGTCGCGGCGCGGGGCTCTCGGCCTGGTGGGCGCGGGTTCGCTGGGCCTGCTCCTCGTCATGGCGGGGCAGAGCATCGGCGGCTCGCTGCGCAGGACCGCGCTGCTGGCCCCGCACGGTCAGGAGCCGGGCCATGGTCCCAACGGCTTCCAGATCAACAAGACCGCGGCGAGTGTGGGCATCCGGGCCCGCGATGTCGGACCGGATTGGCGGCTGGTCGTACGAGGCGACGGCCGTTCCCGGACCTGGACCCGCGCACAGCTCCTTGCCCTTCCCCAGCACACGGCGGCGCTGCCCATCGCCTGTGTCGAGGGCTGGTCCACCGAAGACCAGCAGTGGACCGGGGTCCGGTTGGCGGACCTGGCCGCCCTGGCCGGATTTGGCCCGCGACCGCCGGGCGTCTTCGTCGAGTCCGCGCAGCGCTCCGGCGCCTTCCGGTCGACGCAGCTGCGTGACAACCAAGTACGCGACGCCCGCTCGCTGCTGGCCCTCCGGGTCAATGGCGCCGACCTCTCCCTGGACCACGGATACCCGGCGCGCATCATCGTCCCGGCCAACCCCGGTGTCCACAACACCAAATGGGTCACCCGCCTCACCTTCGGAGCCACCGGGTGA